A window from Urocitellus parryii isolate mUroPar1 chromosome 1, mUroPar1.hap1, whole genome shotgun sequence encodes these proteins:
- the Pelo gene encoding protein pelota homolog encodes MKLVRKDIEKDNAGQVTLVPEEPEDMWHTYNLVQVGDSLRASTIRKVQTESSTGSVGSNRVRTTLTLCVEAIDFDSQACQLRVKGTNIQENEYVKMGAYHTIELEPNRQFTLAKKQWDSVVLERIEQACDPAWSADVAAVVMQEGLAHICLVTPSMTLTRAKVEVNIPRKRKGNCSQHDRALERFYEQVVQAIQRHINFDVVKCVLVASPGFVREQFCDYMFQQAVKTDNKVLLENRSKFLQVHASSGHKYSLKEALCDPTVASRLSDTKAAGEVKALDDFYKMLQHEPDRAFYGLKQVEKANEAMAVDTLLISDELFRHQDVATRSRYVRLVDSVKENAGTVRIFSSLHVSGEQLSQLTGVAAILRFPVPELSDQEDDSSSEED; translated from the exons ATGAAGCTGGTGAGGAAGGATATTGAGAAGGACAATGCGGGTCAGGTGACCCTGGTCCCCGAGGAGCCTGAGGACATGTGGCACACTTACAATCTAGTGCAGGTGGGCGACAGCCTTCGCGCCTCCACCATCCGTAAGGTACAGACCGAGTCCTCCACAGGCAGCGTAGGAAGCAACCGGGTCCGTACAACTCTCACTCTCTGCGTGGAGGCCATTGACTTTGACTCTCAAGCTTGCCAGCTGCGGGTCAAAGGGACCAATATCCAAGAGAATGAGTATGTCAAGATGGGGGCTTACCACACCATCGAGCTGGAGCCCAACCGCCAGTTCACCCTGGCCAAGAAACAGTGGGATAGTGTGGTTCTGGAGCGCATTGAACAGGCCTGTGACCCGGCCTGGAGTGCTGATGTGGCAGCGGTGGTCATGCAGGAAGGTCTCGCCCATATCTGCTTAGTCACTCCCAGCATGACCCTCACTCGGGCCAAGGTGGAGGTGAACATCCctaggaaaaggaaaggcaacTGCTCCCAGCATGACCGGGCCTTGGAGCGGTTCTATGAACAGGTGGTTCAGGCCATCCAGCGCCACATAAACTTCGATGTTGTAAAGTGTGTCCTGGTGGCCAGCCCAGGATTTGTGCGGGAACAGTTCTGCGACTACATGTTTCAGCAAGCAGTGAAGACTGACAACAAAGTTCTCCTAGAAAACCGGTCCAAATTCCTTCAG GTACATGCCTCCTCTGGACACAAGTACTCCCTGAAAGAGGCCCTTTGTGACCCTACTGTAGCTAGCCGCCTTTCAGACACTAAAGCTGCTGGGGAAGTTAAAGCCTTGGATGACTTCTATAAAATGTTACAACATGAACCTGACCGAGCCTTCTATGGACTcaagcaggtggagaaggctaaCGAAGCCATGGCTGTTGACACATTGCTCATCAGCGATGAGCTCTTCAGACACCAGGATGTAGCTACACGTAGCCGGTATGTAAGGCTGGTGGACAGTGTAAAAGAAAATGCGGGCACTGTTAGGATATTCTCTAGTCTTCATGTATCTGGGGAACAGCTCAGCCAATTGACTGGAGTAGCCGCCATTCTTCGCTTTCCTGTTCCTGAACTTTCTGACCAAGAGGATGATTCCAGTTCTGAAGAAGATTAA